From a single Kitasatospora sp. NBC_00458 genomic region:
- a CDS encoding aldehyde dehydrogenase family protein, producing MADPLQPPGPAAGPAPGPAPGPAAGADAPGTSGLLQLDALGPGEPFRARRRTVVPDVTGAPFAELSLVPRLFVTRAMRALHAAESLPAAERFAALARAGRIFTEETIDGLGPAAYQRAVARVSGVPIGVVRDAVRAIADSARKAGWSAHRAQPVGAVSDWRDAATIDGSAVWTRRGNVFAVHAAGNHPGPHGLWLEALALGYRVAVRPSRREPLTPHRLVTALRLAGFGTDQVVLLPTDHEAADEILHGADLGMVYGGDEVVRKYAGSTVLPQGPGRSKILLTRDTDWRAHLDTIVDSISHQGGVACINATTVLVEGDPAPLARAIAERLAVIPSLPPEDEKAQLAVQPVAEARAIEAFLLRRAAGTRAWLGGDGVVAELGDGSAVLRPAVHQLDRPDAEQAGLELAFPCVWVAPWTPEAGVAPLRDSLVLTAFTRDDALFDRLLREPSISNVYRGDHPTYWLRPGVPHDGYLGEFLMRTKTVIRD from the coding sequence ATGGCCGATCCGCTGCAGCCGCCCGGACCCGCGGCAGGGCCCGCGCCCGGACCCGCGCCCGGACCCGCGGCCGGAGCCGACGCCCCGGGGACCTCCGGCCTCCTGCAACTGGACGCGCTCGGCCCCGGCGAACCGTTCCGGGCCCGCCGGCGGACCGTCGTCCCCGACGTCACGGGCGCGCCGTTCGCCGAACTCAGCCTCGTGCCGCGGCTGTTCGTCACCAGGGCGATGCGGGCGCTGCACGCCGCCGAGTCCCTCCCGGCCGCCGAGCGGTTCGCCGCCCTGGCCCGGGCCGGGCGGATCTTCACCGAGGAGACCATCGACGGCCTCGGCCCCGCCGCCTACCAGCGGGCCGTGGCCCGGGTCTCCGGCGTGCCGATCGGCGTCGTGCGGGACGCCGTCCGCGCCATCGCCGACTCGGCCCGGAAGGCCGGCTGGTCCGCCCACCGGGCCCAGCCGGTCGGCGCGGTGAGCGACTGGCGGGACGCCGCGACCATCGACGGCAGCGCCGTCTGGACCAGGCGCGGCAACGTCTTCGCCGTCCACGCGGCGGGCAACCACCCCGGCCCGCACGGGCTCTGGCTGGAGGCGCTGGCCCTCGGCTACCGGGTCGCCGTCCGCCCCTCCCGGCGCGAGCCGCTCACCCCGCACCGGCTGGTCACCGCGCTGCGGCTGGCCGGCTTCGGCACCGACCAGGTGGTGCTGCTGCCCACCGACCACGAGGCCGCCGACGAGATCCTGCACGGCGCCGACCTCGGCATGGTCTACGGCGGCGACGAGGTGGTCCGCAAGTACGCGGGGAGCACCGTGCTGCCGCAGGGCCCGGGCCGGTCCAAGATCCTGCTCACCCGGGACACCGACTGGCGCGCCCACCTGGACACGATCGTCGACTCGATCAGCCACCAGGGCGGCGTCGCCTGTATCAACGCCACCACCGTGCTGGTCGAGGGCGACCCGGCGCCGCTCGCCCGGGCGATCGCCGAGCGGCTGGCGGTCATCCCCAGCCTGCCGCCGGAGGACGAGAAGGCGCAGCTCGCCGTGCAGCCGGTGGCGGAGGCCCGGGCGATCGAGGCCTTCCTGCTGCGCCGCGCGGCCGGCACCCGGGCCTGGCTCGGCGGGGACGGCGTGGTCGCCGAACTCGGCGACGGCAGCGCGGTGCTGCGGCCCGCCGTGCACCAGCTGGACCGGCCCGACGCGGAGCAGGCCGGTCTCGAACTCGCCTTCCCCTGCGTCTGGGTGGCGCCCTGGACCCCCGAGGCGGGGGTCGCCCCGCTGCGCGATTCCCTGGTGCTGACGGCGTTCACCCGGGACGACGCGCTGTTCGACCGGCTGCTCCGGGAGCCGAGCATCAGCAACGTCTACCGGGGCGACCACCCGACGTACTGGCTCCGGCCCGGGGTGCCGCACGACGGCTACCTGGGGGAGTTCCTGATGCGGACCAAGACGGTCATCCGGGACTGA
- the pcaB gene encoding 3-carboxy-cis,cis-muconate cycloisomerase, translating into MTDRQDPAKAGTEAGPGTEAGTGPDADQDSGLLSPVRAGTPVERAVGDRAWLQAMLDAEAALARAQAGLGTVPGPAAAAITAAARAERFDVRALALASRETANPVVGLVQALTRVVAAEDPSAAEYVHRGSTSQDIFDTGAMLVAARALRLIRADLDRTARALAALAAEHRDTVLAGRTLALQAVPTTFGLKAAGWRQLVLDADRRLAAVLADGLPVSLGGAAGTLAGYLEYARLDGPDPDVDPGAYLDRLVDAFAAETGLARPALPWHALRTPMADLAAALAFTAGALGKLAVDVQSLTRTEVGEVVEPAVAGRGASSAMPHKRNPVLATLLRSAALQVPVLAAGLTQCLVTEDERSGGAWHAEWLLLRECLRLAGGAAHTSVELAEGLLVRPERMAANLGLTGGQLVSERIAARLAPKLGKAVAKQLLTDVSLTADREGRPLADVLAEQAELAGRFTPEEIAGLCDPAGYTGAAGALVDRALRS; encoded by the coding sequence ATGACGGACCGTCAGGATCCGGCGAAGGCCGGGACGGAGGCCGGACCCGGTACCGAGGCCGGAACCGGCCCGGACGCCGACCAGGACTCCGGGCTGCTCTCCCCCGTCCGCGCCGGCACCCCGGTCGAACGCGCCGTGGGCGACCGGGCCTGGCTGCAGGCCATGCTGGACGCCGAGGCCGCGCTGGCCCGCGCCCAGGCCGGGCTCGGCACCGTCCCCGGCCCGGCCGCCGCCGCGATCACCGCGGCCGCCCGGGCCGAGCGGTTCGACGTCCGGGCGCTGGCGCTGGCCTCCCGGGAGACCGCCAACCCGGTGGTCGGCCTGGTCCAGGCGCTGACCCGGGTGGTGGCCGCCGAGGACCCGTCCGCCGCCGAGTACGTGCACCGCGGTTCGACCAGCCAGGACATCTTCGACACCGGCGCGATGCTGGTGGCGGCCCGCGCGCTGCGGCTGATCCGGGCCGACCTCGACCGCACCGCCCGTGCGCTCGCCGCCCTCGCCGCCGAGCACCGGGACACCGTGCTGGCCGGACGCACCCTGGCCCTCCAGGCGGTGCCGACCACCTTCGGCCTCAAGGCGGCCGGCTGGCGGCAGCTCGTCCTCGACGCCGACCGGCGGCTGGCGGCCGTCCTGGCCGACGGCCTGCCGGTGTCCCTGGGCGGCGCGGCCGGCACCCTGGCCGGCTACCTGGAGTACGCCCGGCTGGACGGCCCGGACCCGGACGTCGACCCCGGCGCCTACCTGGACCGGCTGGTGGACGCGTTCGCGGCGGAGACCGGGCTGGCCCGCCCGGCACTGCCCTGGCACGCCCTGCGCACCCCGATGGCCGACCTCGCCGCCGCGCTGGCCTTCACCGCCGGCGCGCTCGGCAAGCTCGCGGTGGACGTGCAGTCGCTGACCCGGACCGAGGTCGGCGAGGTGGTCGAGCCGGCCGTGGCCGGCCGCGGCGCCTCCTCCGCGATGCCGCACAAGCGCAACCCGGTGCTGGCCACCCTGCTGCGCAGCGCCGCGCTCCAGGTCCCGGTGCTGGCCGCCGGCCTCACCCAGTGCCTGGTGACCGAGGACGAGCGTTCCGGCGGCGCCTGGCACGCCGAGTGGCTGCTGCTGCGCGAGTGCCTGCGGCTGGCCGGCGGCGCCGCGCACACCTCGGTGGAGCTGGCCGAGGGGCTGCTCGTCCGGCCCGAGCGGATGGCGGCGAACCTCGGGCTCACCGGCGGACAGCTGGTCTCCGAGCGGATCGCGGCCCGGCTGGCGCCGAAGCTCGGCAAGGCGGTGGCCAAGCAGCTGCTCACCGACGTCTCGCTGACGGCGGACCGGGAGGGCCGGCCGCTGGCCGACGTCCTCGCCGAACAGGCCGAGCTGGCGGGCCGGTTCACTCCGGAGGAGATCGCCGGGCTGTGCGATCCGGCCGGGTACACCGGCGCGGCCGGCGCCCTGGTGGACCGGGCGCTCCGTTCCTGA
- a CDS encoding FAD/NAD(P)-binding protein: MIDRHLQICVIGAGPRGLSVLERLCANERKTPAGCAVTVHVVDPAAPGAGRVWRTDQSRHLLMNTVASQITVYTDDSVRVEGPIEPGPSLYEWAESLTKGEHPAGHDERTLAEAAELGPNTYPTRAFYGQYLHDAFLAVVAAAPPSMTVRVHRSRAVAMADAHGVPGGPQGVRLEDGTRLNRLDAIVLAQGHVPARLTPREARTASLARIHHLTYVTPANPADVHVAARPGQTVLLRGLGLNFFDHMALFTLGRGGRFERVDARPAGDVGGPGGGGPEGAGPTAGRLVYRPSGTEPRLYATSRRGVPYHARGENEKGAFGRYLPRLLTPEVIARLRERARSGEPARFTDDLWPLISREVEGVYYGALLTAQARGAEREEFTERFLTADDPAAVLDAHGIAEADRWSWERLSRPYAGREFADRADFRDWLLDYLRRDVAEARAGNVSGPLKAALDVLRDLRNEVRLAVDHGGLDGGSHRDDLEGWYTPLNAFLSIGPPTERIEQLIALVEAGVLELLGPGTEIRIDPVDPAFTARSAAVPGEPVRSTVLIEARLPEPDLRRTDDPLLQHLLETEQCTTYRIGGDHGNGYQTGGLAVTERPYRLLDARGRAHPRRFAYGIPTESVHWVTAAGIRPGVDSVTLGDSDAIARAVLALPLVSEVPEAVRPQPDETDLRGVVI; this comes from the coding sequence ATGATCGATCGCCATCTCCAGATCTGCGTCATCGGCGCAGGTCCGCGCGGCCTCTCGGTATTGGAGCGGCTCTGCGCCAACGAACGGAAGACGCCCGCCGGGTGCGCCGTCACCGTGCACGTCGTCGATCCGGCGGCGCCGGGGGCGGGACGGGTCTGGCGCACCGACCAGTCCCGGCACCTCCTGATGAACACGGTGGCCTCACAGATCACCGTCTACACCGACGACAGCGTCCGGGTGGAGGGACCGATCGAACCCGGTCCCAGCCTCTACGAGTGGGCCGAGTCCCTGACCAAGGGCGAACACCCGGCCGGCCACGACGAACGGACCCTGGCCGAGGCCGCCGAACTGGGCCCCAACACCTACCCGACCCGGGCCTTCTACGGGCAGTACCTGCACGACGCGTTCCTCGCCGTGGTCGCCGCCGCCCCGCCCTCCATGACCGTCCGGGTGCACCGCTCCCGGGCCGTCGCGATGGCGGACGCGCACGGCGTCCCCGGCGGCCCGCAGGGCGTCCGGCTGGAGGACGGCACCCGGCTCAACCGGCTGGACGCCATCGTGCTGGCCCAGGGCCACGTACCGGCCCGGCTCACCCCGCGCGAGGCCCGCACCGCCAGCCTGGCCCGGATCCACCACCTGACCTACGTCACCCCCGCCAACCCGGCCGACGTCCACGTGGCCGCCCGGCCCGGCCAGACCGTGCTGCTGCGCGGGCTCGGCCTCAACTTCTTCGACCACATGGCGCTGTTCACCCTCGGCCGCGGCGGCCGCTTCGAACGGGTCGACGCCCGCCCCGCGGGGGACGTCGGCGGACCGGGGGGCGGCGGGCCGGAAGGGGCCGGACCGACGGCCGGCAGGCTGGTCTACCGGCCGTCCGGCACCGAGCCGCGCCTCTACGCCACCTCCCGGCGGGGCGTCCCGTACCACGCGCGCGGCGAGAACGAGAAAGGCGCGTTCGGGCGGTACCTGCCCCGGCTGCTCACCCCCGAGGTCATCGCCCGGCTGCGCGAAAGGGCACGATCGGGCGAGCCGGCCCGGTTCACCGACGACCTGTGGCCGCTGATCTCCCGCGAGGTGGAGGGCGTCTACTACGGGGCGCTGCTCACCGCGCAGGCGCGCGGAGCCGAGCGCGAGGAGTTCACCGAGCGGTTCCTCACCGCCGACGACCCGGCCGCGGTGCTCGACGCCCACGGCATCGCCGAGGCCGACCGCTGGAGCTGGGAACGGCTCTCCCGGCCCTACGCCGGCCGCGAGTTCGCCGACCGGGCGGACTTCCGCGACTGGCTGCTCGACTACCTGCGCCGGGACGTCGCCGAGGCCCGGGCCGGCAACGTGAGCGGCCCGCTCAAGGCCGCCCTGGACGTACTGCGCGACCTGCGCAACGAAGTCCGGCTCGCGGTCGACCACGGCGGCCTGGACGGCGGCTCGCACCGCGACGACCTGGAGGGCTGGTACACCCCGCTGAACGCCTTCCTCTCGATCGGCCCGCCGACCGAGCGGATCGAGCAGCTGATCGCCCTCGTCGAGGCCGGGGTGCTGGAACTGCTCGGCCCGGGCACCGAGATCCGGATCGACCCGGTGGACCCGGCCTTCACCGCGCGCTCCGCCGCCGTGCCGGGCGAACCGGTCCGCTCCACGGTGCTGATCGAGGCCCGGCTGCCCGAACCCGACCTCCGGCGCACCGACGACCCGCTGCTGCAGCACCTGCTGGAGACCGAGCAGTGCACCACGTACCGGATCGGCGGGGACCACGGGAACGGCTACCAGACCGGCGGGCTCGCCGTCACCGAGCGTCCCTACCGGCTGCTGGACGCCCGCGGACGCGCGCACCCGCGCCGCTTCGCGTACGGCATACCGACCGAGTCGGTGCACTGGGTGACCGCCGCGGGCATCCGCCCCGGCGTGGACTCCGTGACCCTCGGCGACTCGGACGCGATCGCCCGCGCGGTGCTGGCGCTGCCGCTGGTGTCCGAGGTGCCGGAGGCGGTCCGGCCGCAGCCGGACGAGACCGACCTGAGAGGCGTGGTGATATGA
- a CDS encoding FAD-dependent monooxygenase — protein sequence MNALPDTPSAATAAAPTAPATVLVVGGGIGGLATALAVSRAGHRAVVLERAPEFAEIGAGIQIAPNGILALERLGLGDAVRAAGVHMAELRFMDGVTGEHVTSLTLTDRYRRRFGNPYVVVHRAELHGLLLRACLADPRIDLRAATAVTGYRQDGHGAAALLGGGGTVAGDVLIGADGIHSAVRAQLVGDGGPRISGITVYRAIVPMERVPEELRLPASVTWWAGPHCHFVHYPIAGGAFLNLAASRDNGATEALAGVAVDGELVHAQLAGLTAPAARRLLALGEEWRSWVLVDRDPVDGWTDGRVALLGDAAHPMLHYAAQGACQALEDAVLLGELMVQSTELPDVLERFAAERRARTAAIQRASRESIRLWHPAGEAAAARNKLLGGLSEDELHEHVAWMHGVKTFSSTDRHNYDGEPWA from the coding sequence ATGAACGCGCTCCCCGACACCCCCTCCGCCGCCACGGCCGCCGCCCCCACCGCGCCGGCCACGGTCCTCGTGGTCGGCGGCGGGATCGGCGGCCTGGCCACCGCCCTGGCCGTCAGCCGGGCCGGCCACCGGGCCGTCGTCCTGGAGCGGGCCCCGGAGTTCGCCGAGATCGGGGCCGGCATCCAGATCGCCCCCAACGGCATCCTCGCCCTGGAGCGGCTCGGCCTCGGCGACGCCGTCCGGGCCGCCGGCGTGCACATGGCCGAGCTCCGCTTCATGGACGGCGTGACCGGCGAGCACGTCACCAGCCTGACCCTCACCGACCGCTACCGGCGCCGGTTCGGCAACCCGTACGTGGTGGTGCACCGCGCCGAGCTGCACGGGCTGCTGCTCAGGGCCTGCCTGGCCGACCCGCGGATCGACCTGCGCGCCGCGACCGCCGTCACCGGCTACCGGCAGGACGGCCACGGCGCCGCGGCGCTGCTGGGCGGCGGCGGGACGGTCGCCGGCGACGTGCTGATCGGGGCCGACGGCATCCACTCGGCGGTCCGCGCCCAGCTCGTCGGCGACGGCGGGCCGAGGATCTCCGGCATCACCGTCTACCGGGCGATCGTCCCGATGGAGCGGGTGCCCGAGGAGTTGCGGCTGCCCGCCTCGGTCACCTGGTGGGCCGGCCCGCACTGCCACTTCGTCCACTACCCGATCGCCGGCGGTGCCTTCCTCAACCTGGCCGCCTCCCGGGACAACGGCGCCACCGAGGCGCTGGCCGGCGTCGCGGTCGACGGGGAGCTGGTCCACGCGCAGCTGGCCGGGCTCACCGCGCCCGCGGCCCGCCGGCTGCTCGCGCTCGGCGAGGAGTGGCGGTCCTGGGTGCTGGTGGACCGCGATCCGGTGGACGGCTGGACCGACGGCCGGGTCGCGCTGCTCGGCGACGCCGCCCATCCGATGCTGCACTACGCGGCGCAGGGCGCCTGCCAGGCACTGGAGGATGCCGTCCTGCTGGGCGAGTTGATGGTCCAGTCCACTGAACTCCCGGACGTCCTGGAACGATTCGCGGCCGAACGGCGCGCCCGTACCGCGGCGATCCAGCGGGCGTCCCGCGAGTCGATCCGGCTCTGGCACCCCGCCGGGGAGGCCGCGGCGGCCCGGAACAAGCTGCTCGGAGGGCTCTCCGAGGACGAGTTGCACGAGCATGTGGCCTGGATGCACGGAGTCAAGACCTTTTCATCAACAGATCGCCACAACTACGATGGCGAGCCGTGGGCATGA
- a CDS encoding AMP-binding protein, whose product MLLQRIANRGIRLGTLFERAAVRHGANVVILDHDLDIAPDLGRRATVAEIADLVDDFASRLWAARVRPGRRVVVYKSNSFDITLLACAVARTGAVPVLLSPKLDGATVAELIRRTDEPFLVTDQEKLEQELPAEVFALADTVLLTGGSHPDGIGLAGLAGSPRVAPVTMPPEHPTLITHTSGTTGTPKLAVHTGRTLEARYRPQATVVRPLVPGRETIAMHVSFVHSRLVTALAISLFRGFPILVLADSDPRHVGDLFARLRPGILEAHPNSFMEWEELADDPRRPLANVKLFSSTFDAIHPRTVQTMLNASERTAPVFGQLYGQSEVGPVVVRSFSKRRGLDADGRCVGMPFPGFTEVRVVSRNGAPPSAENPGFIEVRSDGRIVTYLGEQDRYDKQVNDGWWRMGDVGYRTRWGCVHLLDREVDVIEGFGSTLAAEDTLFARLADLAEVVIIPGPDGRPVPVVCTKDDRPLDRTAWRAAAAGLPPMAEPVQWKLGELPATATTKIKRLELARRLAAAEDGGAGR is encoded by the coding sequence GTGCTACTTCAGCGCATTGCCAACCGGGGCATCCGGCTGGGCACGCTCTTCGAGCGGGCAGCCGTCCGGCACGGCGCGAACGTGGTGATCCTCGACCACGACCTCGACATCGCCCCCGACCTGGGCCGGCGGGCCACCGTCGCCGAGATCGCCGACCTGGTCGACGACTTCGCCTCCCGCCTCTGGGCGGCCCGGGTCCGCCCGGGCCGCCGGGTGGTGGTCTACAAGTCGAACAGCTTCGACATCACCCTGCTCGCCTGCGCGGTGGCGCGGACCGGCGCCGTCCCGGTGCTGCTGTCCCCGAAGCTGGACGGCGCGACCGTCGCCGAACTGATCCGCCGCACCGACGAGCCGTTCCTCGTCACCGACCAGGAGAAGCTCGAACAGGAGCTGCCGGCCGAGGTGTTCGCGCTGGCCGACACCGTCCTGCTGACCGGCGGCAGCCACCCCGACGGGATCGGGCTGGCCGGGCTGGCCGGCTCGCCCCGGGTCGCGCCGGTGACGATGCCGCCGGAGCACCCGACGCTGATCACCCACACCTCCGGCACCACCGGCACGCCCAAACTGGCCGTGCACACCGGGCGGACCCTGGAGGCCCGGTACCGCCCGCAGGCGACCGTCGTCCGACCGCTGGTCCCCGGCCGCGAGACGATCGCGATGCACGTCTCCTTCGTCCACTCGCGGCTGGTCACCGCCCTGGCGATCTCGCTGTTCCGGGGCTTCCCGATCCTGGTGCTGGCCGACTCCGACCCCCGGCACGTCGGCGACCTGTTCGCCCGGCTGCGGCCGGGCATCCTGGAGGCGCACCCCAACTCCTTCATGGAGTGGGAGGAGCTGGCCGACGACCCGCGCCGCCCGCTGGCCAACGTCAAGCTGTTCTCCTCCACCTTCGACGCGATCCACCCGCGCACCGTGCAGACCATGCTGAACGCCTCCGAGCGGACCGCCCCGGTGTTCGGCCAGCTGTACGGGCAGAGCGAGGTCGGCCCGGTGGTGGTCCGGTCCTTCTCCAAACGGCGCGGCCTGGACGCGGACGGCCGCTGCGTGGGCATGCCGTTCCCGGGCTTCACGGAGGTCCGGGTGGTCAGCCGGAACGGGGCGCCCCCGTCGGCCGAGAACCCGGGGTTCATCGAGGTCCGCAGCGACGGCCGGATCGTCACCTACCTCGGCGAGCAGGACCGGTACGACAAGCAGGTCAACGACGGCTGGTGGCGGATGGGCGACGTCGGCTACCGCACCCGGTGGGGCTGCGTGCACCTGCTGGACCGCGAGGTCGACGTGATCGAGGGCTTCGGCTCCACCCTGGCCGCCGAGGACACCCTGTTCGCCCGGCTGGCCGACCTCGCCGAGGTGGTCATCATCCCCGGGCCCGACGGGCGGCCGGTCCCGGTCGTCTGTACCAAGGACGACCGGCCGCTCGACCGCACCGCCTGGCGGGCCGCCGCCGCGGGCCTGCCGCCGATGGCCGAGCCGGTGCAGTGGAAGCTGGGCGAACTGCCGGCCACCGCCACCACCAAGATCAAGCGGCTGGAGCTGGCCCGCCGGCTGGCGGCCGCCGAGGACGGCGGGGCGGGCCGATGA
- a CDS encoding SRPBCC family protein — MGENTAEIAPLFESRAELRISAGPAEVYSVISDLPRSGEWSPECQGGIWVSGEPGAVGSVFRGENLRSPDVVSWAPVVRGTWFTHAEVLAAEPGRTFRWAMRDSGGRAQDSVWAFDIEADGDGSVLVHHFRMGTATEGIRGITAGMDADEKRRFFAEWGGKVAGDLGVTLERVRRVIEKG, encoded by the coding sequence ATGGGAGAAAACACCGCAGAAATCGCGCCCCTTTTCGAGTCCCGCGCCGAACTCCGGATTTCCGCCGGTCCGGCCGAGGTCTATTCGGTGATCAGCGACCTCCCGCGCAGCGGCGAGTGGAGCCCGGAATGCCAGGGCGGGATCTGGGTCTCCGGCGAGCCCGGAGCGGTCGGTTCGGTGTTCCGCGGCGAGAACCTGCGCAGCCCCGACGTGGTCTCCTGGGCGCCGGTGGTCCGCGGCACCTGGTTCACCCACGCCGAGGTGCTGGCGGCCGAACCGGGCCGGACCTTCCGCTGGGCCATGCGGGACAGCGGCGGACGGGCCCAGGACAGCGTCTGGGCCTTCGACATCGAGGCCGACGGGGACGGCAGCGTGCTGGTGCACCACTTCCGGATGGGCACCGCCACCGAGGGCATCCGCGGCATCACCGCCGGGATGGACGCCGACGAGAAGCGGCGGTTCTTCGCCGAGTGGGGCGGGAAGGTCGCGGGCGACCTCGGCGTGACCCTGGAGCGCGTCAGGCGGGTCATCGAGAAGGGCTGA
- a CDS encoding GNAT family N-acetyltransferase, translated as MELTVVDVAPGTPALTRDVAPLIGALRPALGPDGFAAFAAEAHRQGLVFTAAYDSRGRCLAVAAHRVLATSRGRLFFVDDLVTAPAARSTGVGGRLFAVLRERARAAGCVRIELDSGTANHGAHRFYHAHRMAVTALHFGLEL; from the coding sequence ATGGAACTGACCGTCGTCGACGTGGCGCCGGGGACACCGGCGCTGACCCGCGACGTCGCACCGCTGATCGGCGCGCTGCGGCCGGCGCTCGGCCCGGACGGGTTCGCCGCGTTCGCCGCCGAGGCGCACCGGCAGGGGCTGGTCTTCACGGCGGCGTACGACTCCCGCGGGCGCTGCCTGGCGGTGGCCGCGCACCGGGTGCTGGCCACCAGCCGCGGGCGGCTGTTCTTCGTCGACGACCTGGTGACCGCCCCCGCGGCGCGGTCCACCGGGGTCGGCGGGCGGCTCTTCGCCGTCCTCCGGGAGCGGGCCCGGGCGGCCGGCTGCGTGCGGATCGAGCTGGACTCGGGGACGGCCAACCACGGGGCGCACCGGTTCTACCACGCGCACCGGATGGCGGTCACCGCGCTGCACTTCGGCCTGGAGCTGTAG
- a CDS encoding TetR/AcrR family transcriptional regulator has product MVEQTATAPVSATPAQAAQATAAQDRAAPAGQATAAGHRGMPEKRVAIARAARTVFGREGFTRTSVDAIAAEAGVSKRTIYNHFADKEQLFQSVILEGASTVAATQAKIADRHLRKIVDLRGDLIDFGLDRVGSLTTFAEHWALVRTIEAEALHIRPAVLEAWQEAGPRETHRVLTHWMTEFAERGLLLVPDPDEAARHLNLLTFIAVAQPTFYGAIPMPAQRIAEVVASGVTAFLKVYRAPGAAA; this is encoded by the coding sequence ATGGTCGAACAGACCGCGACGGCACCGGTTTCGGCCACTCCGGCCCAGGCCGCCCAGGCCACGGCCGCCCAGGACCGGGCCGCCCCGGCCGGCCAGGCCACGGCCGCCGGCCACCGGGGCATGCCGGAGAAGCGGGTGGCCATCGCCCGCGCGGCACGCACCGTGTTCGGCCGGGAGGGCTTCACCCGCACCAGCGTGGACGCCATCGCCGCCGAGGCCGGCGTCTCCAAGCGGACCATCTACAACCACTTCGCCGACAAGGAGCAGCTGTTCCAGTCGGTGATCCTGGAGGGCGCCTCCACGGTGGCCGCCACCCAGGCGAAGATCGCCGACCGGCACCTGCGGAAGATCGTCGACCTGCGCGGCGACCTGATCGACTTCGGCCTGGACCGGGTCGGGTCGCTGACCACCTTCGCCGAGCACTGGGCACTCGTCCGGACGATCGAGGCGGAGGCGCTGCACATCCGCCCGGCCGTGCTGGAGGCCTGGCAGGAGGCCGGACCCCGCGAGACGCACCGGGTGCTGACCCACTGGATGACCGAGTTCGCCGAACGCGGGCTGCTGCTGGTGCCGGACCCGGACGAGGCGGCCCGCCACCTCAACCTGCTGACCTTCATCGCCGTCGCCCAGCCCACCTTCTACGGCGCGATCCCGATGCCGGCGCAGCGGATCGCCGAGGTCGTGGCGAGCGGGGTCACGGCGTTCCTCAAGGTGTACCGCGCACCCGGCGCGGCCGCGTAG
- a CDS encoding VOC family protein: protein MAVQLNHTIVPARDDKESARFLADILGLADPVYSEPFQIVRLSNDVALDVMQVDGPVPAGHYAFLVDDAEFDEILDRVRARGLTYWADPFHRHPGRTNDWFGGRGAYFEDPSGHNLEIMTRASDAGR from the coding sequence ATGGCCGTTCAGCTGAACCACACGATCGTTCCGGCGCGCGACGACAAGGAGTCCGCGCGCTTCCTCGCCGACATCCTGGGCCTCGCCGACCCGGTCTACAGCGAGCCCTTCCAGATCGTCCGGCTCAGCAACGACGTCGCCCTCGACGTCATGCAGGTCGACGGCCCGGTCCCCGCCGGGCACTACGCCTTCCTCGTCGACGACGCCGAGTTCGACGAGATCCTCGACCGGGTCCGGGCCCGCGGCCTCACCTACTGGGCCGACCCGTTCCACCGCCACCCCGGCCGCACCAACGACTGGTTCGGCGGGCGCGGCGCCTACTTCGAGGACCCGAGCGGCCACAACCTGGAGATCATGACCCGCGCCTCCGACGCCGGCCGCTGA